From the genome of Pelobacter propionicus DSM 2379, one region includes:
- a CDS encoding O-antigen ligase family protein, producing the protein MGKILLLLLIMVTGFSALMRPWIGISSYYFLSLLGPQYIWWWVFDGVRVSLLVAGFAIAGIGIDLLKGNLAPRLLKTRLNLYVLLLWVFLAVSYWLGPFVDLYASGGRTPEQIFSLMNNVFLFYFCATITVDDLKKIRYLTLVMVVSVIYLAYWANDQYLSANWSQFNMGRLMGPRSIGGGSIYGDENAFAMFFVTGLPFVFYLGMEVRKKWLRYLLWAVIPLGGHAIFLTGSRGGLLGICVTLFVGLFLSKRKILAIPVLLGAFMFYQWQAGSVMKDRSEIIAEYEGDRSATDRLDAWGGGVKMILTHPVTGVGLGSFVTALPIFIEHRPMVAHNTLIQFAAESGLGAGVCYVLLIYTFYRNARRVLLRCNAEKSDETAKRIDQYNKTCMISFSGLVVCSLFLSLNTYEIFFFLLIINNSLAQICQEKLDPA; encoded by the coding sequence GTGGGAAAAATTCTCCTACTTTTGCTCATTATGGTAACCGGTTTTTCCGCTCTGATGAGGCCGTGGATTGGGATTTCTTCGTATTATTTTCTTTCACTGCTCGGCCCCCAATATATCTGGTGGTGGGTTTTTGATGGGGTGCGGGTATCGCTTCTTGTGGCAGGATTCGCTATAGCCGGGATTGGCATTGATCTATTAAAGGGAAACCTTGCCCCTCGACTCCTCAAGACCCGCCTCAATCTCTATGTTTTGCTCCTCTGGGTGTTTCTGGCCGTTTCCTATTGGCTTGGCCCGTTTGTCGATTTGTATGCTTCTGGTGGCCGTACCCCGGAGCAGATTTTTTCGCTCATGAACAATGTGTTCCTGTTTTACTTCTGTGCCACGATTACCGTCGATGATCTGAAAAAAATTCGGTATCTCACGCTCGTCATGGTGGTGAGTGTCATATATTTGGCTTACTGGGCGAATGATCAGTATCTCTCCGCCAACTGGAGCCAGTTCAACATGGGGCGCTTGATGGGACCGAGGAGCATTGGTGGTGGCTCAATTTATGGCGATGAAAATGCTTTTGCCATGTTCTTTGTTACAGGACTCCCGTTTGTCTTTTACCTGGGGATGGAAGTCCGTAAGAAATGGCTCCGGTATCTGTTGTGGGCAGTTATCCCGTTGGGGGGGCATGCAATCTTTCTTACCGGTTCCCGTGGTGGTCTACTTGGTATTTGTGTGACTCTCTTTGTGGGGCTTTTCTTGAGTAAAAGGAAGATTCTGGCGATTCCTGTTTTGTTGGGGGCTTTCATGTTCTATCAGTGGCAGGCGGGTAGCGTCATGAAGGACAGGAGCGAAATAATCGCAGAATATGAGGGTGACCGTTCTGCAACTGACAGGCTGGATGCCTGGGGCGGAGGGGTGAAGATGATACTGACTCATCCTGTCACTGGTGTGGGGCTAGGTTCATTTGTAACGGCACTTCCCATATTTATCGAACATCGTCCCATGGTAGCCCATAACACACTCATTCAGTTTGCGGCGGAGTCTGGGCTTGGTGCAGGTGTCTGCTATGTCCTTCTGATATATACATTCTATCGTAATGCGCGAAGAGTATTGCTTCGATGCAATGCTGAAAAGTCCGATGAAACTGCCAAACGGATTGATCAATACAATAAGACTTGTATGATCTCTTTTTCTGGCCTTGTGGTATGTTCTTTGTTCCTTAGCCTCAACACCTATGAAATCTTCTTTTTTCTGTTGATAATCAACAATTCACTTGCGCAGATATGTCAGGAGAAACTTGATCCTGCATGA
- a CDS encoding class I SAM-dependent methyltransferase encodes MTYDDDHIEQLKKAYSENKVSDSYIEDRFSSAIGRILHEAQVSFVVEAITKHRITSVLEVAPGPARLTVDIGASCRQTHGTIMDFNVNMLEQAQKRLSASGLAENWKSVAGDAFDMPFKDIFQLAYSFRFIRHFHKEDRNRIYNQIHQHLEPNGFLIFDAINRQVSEPLRANATVDEYPIYDELYDFQQLEQELKQNQFRIVEYIAVQRCYSLLSKIQILIGPRSEKLAYRLMKLVEAAKIGQPLEWIVLCQKI; translated from the coding sequence GTGACATACGATGATGACCATATTGAGCAGTTGAAAAAAGCCTACTCCGAAAACAAGGTCTCTGACTCTTATATTGAAGACAGGTTCTCTTCAGCCATCGGAAGAATTCTGCACGAAGCGCAAGTCAGTTTCGTGGTCGAAGCCATAACAAAGCACCGAATCACAAGTGTTCTGGAAGTTGCGCCTGGACCGGCGCGTCTGACTGTAGATATTGGAGCATCGTGTCGTCAGACGCATGGCACTATCATGGACTTCAATGTAAATATGCTCGAACAGGCGCAAAAAAGGTTGTCTGCCTCCGGGCTTGCAGAAAACTGGAAATCTGTTGCCGGTGATGCCTTTGACATGCCATTTAAGGATATTTTTCAACTTGCATACTCATTCAGATTCATCCGGCACTTTCATAAAGAAGACAGAAATCGGATCTACAACCAGATACATCAGCATCTTGAACCAAACGGTTTTCTCATATTCGATGCAATAAACCGTCAGGTTTCTGAGCCGCTTCGCGCAAATGCCACAGTCGATGAATATCCTATTTACGATGAACTATATGATTTTCAACAGCTTGAGCAAGAATTGAAACAGAATCAATTCAGGATTGTCGAGTATATCGCGGTACAACGCTGTTATTCACTGCTCAGCAAAATACAGATACTGATCGGGCCACGTTCCGAAAAACTGGCATACCGTTTGATGAAATTAGTTGAGGCTGCGAAAATCGGTCAACCCCTTGAGTGGATCGTATTGTGTCAGAAAATATAG
- a CDS encoding oligosaccharide flippase family protein produces MSLKNSLCDISKHSLIYMLGWGIAAAIRLGMLPLFTRCLGQQDYGIISILDSSVELLRILCALGFSSAIVRFYNDSTDVCFRRTVMATGACFSLLATVFFGLGIFPFSKQISEFILGNGVNVLYFKLAFATILLNIIRSVADSYLTVNKYSVQYIVINTVQVVFQSSLNLYLVVFRDLGVTGMLVGNLLVAFIFDVGLYAFVAFKNGLVIDFKVIIPMLKFSLPLVPTVLAAAAMHNLDRFFIKFFASMEDVGLYSLAYQFPFMLNTVFMSSFVRIWESSSIYEIAKYPDASYQYGKICTYFMTILAYALLILAVMSDLVMKIFAAPSYFTAHEYIPIISLGVWGYALHTFVRVGVNLSKKTHLFTINYMLTLIYNVGLNCLLVPKWGAFGAAWATVGTYFGFSIGGYIVYRKYNCVNIEWSRLVMVVLMAVSLVAIKQNTYIANQLYYIILEICLIVLFPILLIAFIFATKQPEVIVIKNIYAAMRKFI; encoded by the coding sequence ATGTCATTAAAAAATTCACTCTGCGACATCAGCAAACATAGCTTGATATATATGCTTGGATGGGGGATTGCCGCTGCAATACGATTAGGGATGCTGCCCCTCTTCACCCGTTGCTTAGGACAACAGGATTACGGAATCATCTCTATTTTGGATAGTTCTGTTGAATTGTTACGTATACTCTGTGCGTTGGGATTCAGTTCTGCTATTGTGAGATTTTATAACGACAGTACGGATGTTTGCTTCAGGCGCACGGTTATGGCTACAGGCGCTTGTTTTTCCTTGCTTGCTACTGTTTTTTTTGGTCTTGGCATTTTTCCTTTTAGTAAACAAATCTCAGAATTCATTTTAGGAAATGGGGTAAATGTACTCTACTTTAAACTTGCATTTGCTACCATATTGCTCAATATAATTAGAAGTGTTGCTGATTCATATTTAACAGTTAATAAATACTCAGTGCAATACATTGTAATTAATACTGTTCAAGTTGTGTTCCAGTCGTCACTGAATTTATATTTAGTTGTGTTCAGAGATCTTGGTGTTACTGGAATGTTGGTAGGAAATTTATTGGTTGCCTTTATTTTTGATGTAGGCTTGTATGCATTCGTAGCTTTTAAGAATGGCCTTGTCATTGATTTTAAGGTGATAATTCCAATGCTCAAATTTTCACTTCCTCTTGTTCCGACTGTGTTGGCTGCGGCAGCCATGCATAACTTAGATAGATTTTTTATCAAGTTTTTCGCCTCAATGGAGGATGTTGGTCTTTATTCGCTGGCATATCAGTTTCCTTTTATGCTCAATACTGTATTTATGAGTTCATTTGTACGGATTTGGGAGTCAAGTTCTATCTACGAAATAGCTAAATACCCCGATGCCTCCTACCAATACGGCAAAATATGCACCTATTTCATGACAATATTGGCTTATGCTCTTCTCATTTTAGCAGTTATGTCCGATCTTGTTATGAAGATTTTTGCTGCACCTTCCTACTTTACTGCGCACGAATATATTCCAATAATTTCGTTGGGCGTCTGGGGTTATGCTTTGCATACTTTTGTACGCGTGGGTGTTAATCTATCAAAAAAAACGCACTTATTTACTATAAATTACATGCTGACGCTGATATACAACGTTGGATTGAATTGTCTACTTGTTCCAAAATGGGGTGCTTTTGGGGCTGCTTGGGCCACTGTTGGTACTTATTTCGGTTTTAGTATTGGAGGTTATATAGTCTACCGAAAGTATAATTGTGTAAATATTGAGTGGTCAAGGCTTGTAATGGTAGTTTTAATGGCAGTTTCATTGGTTGCAATAAAGCAAAACACATATATAGCTAATCAATTATATTATATTATTTTAGAGATATGTTTAATCGTTCTTTTTCCAATACTGTTGATTGCGTTTATCTTTGCTACAAAACAACCAGAAGTTATAGTTATAAAAAACATTTATGCTGCAATGCGGAAATTTATCTAA
- a CDS encoding glycosyltransferase family 4 protein produces MKTLLISEIFPPKIGGSGRWFWEIYSRLDYESYIIAAGKDAFATEFDLQHCLCCIRWPLAFSSWGLLSFSAIVQYLKLIKLLHLTVKLKHISVIHCGRGLPEGLLGWLAWKWLGIPYLCYVHGEELPTYHSSRQYKLLSQLVYANAHRIVVNSNNTHRSFVKYTGLSDTVHIMHPGVDTSYFTPANRNEEISRKYGWSGRKVVLTVGRLQKRKGHDHVILAMERIRQSIPNVLYSIVGDGEELGYLESLVTSHGLGDYVQLLGKVDDATMLACYQQCDLFVLANREVDGDFEGFGMVLVEAQSCGKPVVAGMSGGTAETMIQGYTGMLVDAESPEAIADTLTQLLSDDEILRVMGHFAAEWVRRKFDWNVLIRQAEGIFSELSSKR; encoded by the coding sequence ATGAAAACATTATTGATTTCAGAGATTTTTCCTCCAAAAATTGGTGGCAGTGGTCGTTGGTTTTGGGAGATATATTCTAGGCTCGACTATGAATCCTATATTATTGCTGCTGGAAAAGATGCTTTTGCGACCGAATTTGATTTACAGCATTGTCTATGTTGTATCCGCTGGCCTTTAGCTTTTTCAAGCTGGGGCTTGTTGTCTTTTTCTGCAATTGTACAGTACCTGAAACTAATAAAGCTTCTGCACTTAACGGTAAAGCTCAAACATATTTCTGTAATTCATTGTGGTCGTGGTCTGCCGGAGGGGCTATTGGGCTGGCTTGCATGGAAATGGCTCGGCATCCCCTATCTTTGTTATGTTCACGGGGAGGAATTGCCTACCTATCATAGTAGTAGGCAATACAAACTCCTCTCTCAACTGGTTTATGCAAATGCACATCGTATCGTTGTAAATAGCAACAATACCCATCGCTCCTTTGTCAAATATACGGGACTGTCTGATACCGTTCATATCATGCACCCGGGGGTTGATACCTCTTATTTCACTCCTGCAAATCGAAATGAAGAAATCAGTCGAAAATATGGTTGGAGTGGGAGGAAGGTTGTCCTGACGGTCGGAAGGTTGCAAAAACGAAAGGGACATGATCATGTGATATTGGCCATGGAGCGTATACGTCAAAGTATTCCCAATGTTCTATATTCTATCGTTGGTGATGGGGAAGAGCTAGGTTACTTGGAATCTCTTGTTACTTCACATGGTCTTGGCGATTATGTGCAACTTCTCGGAAAAGTTGACGACGCAACTATGCTTGCCTGTTATCAACAGTGTGATCTGTTTGTTCTGGCTAATCGAGAGGTTGACGGAGACTTTGAGGGGTTTGGCATGGTGCTGGTTGAAGCGCAGTCATGTGGTAAACCGGTTGTTGCCGGTATGTCGGGTGGTACGGCCGAAACCATGATCCAGGGTTATACCGGAATGCTGGTGGACGCTGAAAGCCCGGAAGCCATCGCAGATACTTTGACGCAATTGCTTTCCGATGACGAAATATTAAGAGTTATGGGACACTTTGCCGCGGAATGGGTCCGCCGGAAATTTGACTGGAATGTGTTGATTCGGCAGGCGGAAGGAATTTTTTCTGAGCTTTCCTCTAAGAGATGA
- a CDS encoding glycosyltransferase — protein MSQRKKKIHVVHLIGSSGLYGAERWILALMRAMDDRHFRSTLVNLVDREGEQSAVVLAATERGLDAFDFVTGGKFNPFAAVRLASWARNEGVEIIHGHGYKSDLLGILAAKVAGCRILTTPHGWSVEKDTKLQLYEKLDRFLFRFMDMVCPLSETLCCDVQRYCTGNIRLITNGVDIDEVRSSVANTCFDDDSYVIGYVGRLVESKDLVTLLNSVAALSEVRRRVKLVLVGDGDFSRQLKAHAKALAIEHLVFFAGFRTDAACFLRGFDCFVLPSLSEGTPRCVMEAMALNIPVVASDIPGNRILVSHNETGLLFSVGDFQQLSEQLIFLMDHPEKTEKLAYNGRLKVEQDYSNDRMAREYAVVYDRLIF, from the coding sequence TTGAGTCAACGAAAGAAAAAGATCCATGTTGTTCATCTTATTGGGAGTAGCGGTCTGTATGGAGCAGAACGTTGGATCCTTGCGCTCATGCGAGCTATGGATGACAGACACTTTCGCTCGACTCTGGTAAACTTGGTTGATCGCGAAGGGGAGCAATCTGCAGTTGTTTTGGCTGCAACTGAACGTGGCTTAGACGCTTTTGATTTTGTGACTGGGGGTAAGTTTAATCCTTTTGCTGCTGTGCGCTTGGCAAGCTGGGCCCGGAATGAGGGAGTTGAGATTATTCATGGTCATGGCTATAAATCCGATTTATTAGGGATTTTAGCTGCAAAAGTGGCAGGATGCAGAATTCTGACTACCCCCCATGGTTGGAGTGTGGAGAAGGATACGAAGCTTCAGTTGTATGAAAAACTTGATCGTTTTTTGTTCAGGTTTATGGATATGGTTTGTCCTTTATCTGAGACACTGTGTTGTGATGTTCAAAGATATTGTACTGGGAATATTCGCTTGATTACAAATGGTGTTGATATTGATGAAGTGCGTTCATCTGTTGCTAATACCTGTTTTGATGATGATTCGTATGTTATTGGTTATGTTGGAAGGTTGGTAGAGAGTAAGGATCTTGTTACGTTATTGAATTCAGTTGCTGCATTGTCCGAAGTTAGACGTAGAGTCAAGCTTGTTCTAGTGGGAGATGGCGATTTCAGTCGCCAACTCAAGGCTCATGCAAAAGCTCTGGCTATAGAACATCTCGTATTCTTTGCTGGATTTCGGACTGATGCCGCTTGTTTCCTGAGAGGATTTGACTGTTTTGTATTGCCGTCTCTTTCCGAAGGGACACCACGGTGTGTTATGGAGGCTATGGCGCTGAATATTCCGGTCGTAGCATCCGATATCCCTGGTAACCGCATTCTTGTGTCGCATAATGAAACTGGCTTATTGTTTTCAGTTGGAGATTTTCAACAGCTTTCAGAACAGTTAATATTCCTGATGGATCATCCTGAAAAAACCGAGAAACTGGCATATAATGGCAGATTAAAGGTTGAACAAGATTACTCAAATGATAGGATGGCTAGGGAGTATGCCGTTGTTTATGATAGATTGATATTTTAG
- a CDS encoding transglutaminase-like domain-containing protein translates to MLVALHDPAPITMPCPVGPDKITTFPDGFVSSAKLAEVIGSMFPGETVVVSRYDNSPLIRSRYPFSYQPSSDPRLASLREKYGLSKLAVTTDDDFLQIITILDWVHGQWVHGTSGADAFAPGEFDAGVILSHSRHGKRFWCHVYAMTFIQVASALGHQARLVSLTKDGYESSDMHAIAEVWSNRYVKWVAVDPDFNIWYERDAMPLSVLEIHNAVMDRTTDRITIVKGRRRADAEFERRIPILFNYYRCFNVDMRNDWLSNRYFPGHPRRSDVATLFWDDRRLPPVLTLMTKINHPHALYWDINKTHVSFVRSNKSTRTIPIYMDTVTPNYSHFEITVDDAFRISEKSARFNWKLHKGRNSLTVCSVNSFGHRGVPVKVTVDVGLERGK, encoded by the coding sequence ATGCTTGTTGCGCTGCATGATCCCGCGCCAATAACTATGCCTTGTCCTGTTGGTCCCGATAAAATAACGACTTTCCCTGATGGCTTCGTTTCTTCCGCAAAACTGGCAGAGGTTATTGGAAGTATGTTCCCTGGGGAAACCGTAGTGGTGAGTCGTTATGATAACAGTCCTCTCATTCGCAGTAGGTATCCGTTTTCCTATCAACCATCGTCGGATCCCCGTCTTGCCTCTTTGAGAGAGAAATACGGGCTGTCTAAACTCGCCGTTACGACTGATGATGATTTCTTGCAGATAATCACCATATTGGATTGGGTTCATGGGCAATGGGTGCATGGAACGAGCGGAGCGGATGCGTTCGCCCCGGGAGAGTTCGATGCAGGTGTTATTCTTTCTCATTCTCGTCATGGCAAGCGGTTCTGGTGCCATGTCTATGCCATGACTTTCATTCAGGTCGCATCAGCACTCGGGCATCAGGCTCGTCTCGTATCCTTGACAAAGGACGGTTATGAATCCTCCGATATGCACGCGATTGCCGAGGTTTGGAGTAACCGATATGTAAAATGGGTCGCCGTTGATCCTGATTTCAACATCTGGTACGAGCGTGACGCTATGCCCTTGAGTGTCCTCGAGATCCATAATGCAGTAATGGATCGAACAACCGATCGCATTACGATAGTTAAAGGAAGGCGGAGGGCCGATGCTGAGTTTGAACGCCGCATTCCGATATTATTTAACTACTATCGCTGTTTCAATGTCGACATGAGAAATGATTGGCTTTCAAATAGATATTTTCCTGGCCATCCGCGACGGAGCGACGTTGCTACACTCTTCTGGGATGACAGAAGGTTGCCGCCAGTGCTGACTTTGATGACAAAGATCAATCACCCCCACGCCCTGTATTGGGATATCAACAAGACGCATGTCTCTTTCGTTCGGTCCAATAAATCAACCAGGACAATACCGATATACATGGATACAGTTACACCCAATTATTCTCATTTTGAGATAACCGTGGATGATGCTTTTAGGATTAGCGAAAAGTCTGCAAGATTTAACTGGAAACTGCATAAAGGAAGGAACTCACTGACGGTCTGTTCGGTTAATTCTTTTGGCCACAGGGGAGTGCCTGTAAAGGTAACAGTTGACGTTGGCCTAGAGCGAGGGAAGTGA
- a CDS encoding nucleotidyltransferase domain-containing protein → MRLKDYERAAILTTVRFFDSNARVYLFGSRVDDTKKGGDIDLLLMSGKITADTKRAIKMKLYETLGEQKIDIVVAADDSDPFVRLALDSGWNCD, encoded by the coding sequence ATGAGGCTCAAGGATTATGAGCGGGCCGCAATTCTGACAACGGTGAGATTTTTCGACAGCAATGCCCGCGTGTATCTGTTCGGTTCTCGCGTCGATGATACCAAAAAGGGGGGAGATATCGATTTGCTGCTCATGTCCGGCAAGATAACAGCAGATACCAAGAGAGCCATCAAAATGAAACTCTACGAGACTCTCGGTGAACAGAAGATTGATATCGTCGTGGCAGCGGATGATTCAGATCCCTTTGTACGGCTTGCGCTTGACAGCGGGTGGAATTGTGACTGA
- a CDS encoding glycosyltransferase family 4 protein, which produces MSENIGRILYLCGAIEPHREGISKEVFSLHRYFRDSCVIGTSPDGGFLRSPSQGYFAFPANLLPSLRFWAQLAARNFQLIHVFHGIDCYHYLKMRGNKPMILTAISVDNVLSVDHYAKVRKIVVESVRDRDHLLSVGLPPEKVTVIYPGTDLSVFRAVAPPPIKDRFRVVFASSPFAVEYMESRGVRLMLEAAKARDNIKFVLLWRKRGNTIELLKQWIAELGVTNVTVIHNDLNDMSRFYQESHAAIVPFTTAKNTKSCPNSAVESLATGRPVLASSRVGIADVIVSERCGVVFEPQVDKLVQALDDMIVNYAKLQSKAERCAQTHFSNAAFFESYNKLYCNVLYSER; this is translated from the coding sequence GTGTCAGAAAATATAGGTAGGATCCTGTATTTATGTGGTGCCATAGAACCTCACCGGGAGGGCATTTCCAAGGAGGTATTCTCGCTGCATCGGTATTTCCGGGATAGTTGTGTTATTGGAACTTCCCCTGATGGGGGTTTTTTGCGTTCCCCATCACAAGGGTATTTCGCTTTTCCTGCCAATTTATTGCCTTCGCTTAGGTTTTGGGCTCAGCTTGCGGCGAGAAATTTTCAACTCATCCACGTGTTTCACGGTATCGACTGTTATCACTATCTGAAAATGCGTGGTAATAAGCCAATGATCTTGACTGCCATCTCGGTTGATAATGTGCTGTCTGTCGACCACTATGCAAAGGTGCGTAAGATCGTGGTGGAGTCAGTTCGGGATCGCGATCACCTCCTTAGTGTTGGTCTGCCCCCAGAGAAAGTCACAGTCATCTATCCAGGAACTGATCTCTCTGTGTTTAGAGCCGTTGCGCCTCCCCCAATCAAGGACCGCTTCCGGGTTGTTTTTGCCAGTAGTCCTTTTGCTGTGGAATATATGGAGTCGCGGGGAGTGCGCCTAATGCTGGAAGCGGCAAAAGCGAGAGACAACATTAAGTTTGTCCTTTTGTGGCGTAAGCGTGGAAATACAATAGAGTTGCTGAAGCAGTGGATAGCAGAACTTGGCGTGACTAACGTCACTGTGATTCATAATGACCTGAACGATATGAGCCGATTCTATCAGGAAAGCCATGCAGCTATCGTACCATTCACTACTGCAAAAAACACAAAGTCTTGTCCCAATTCAGCTGTCGAGAGCTTGGCTACTGGAAGGCCAGTACTTGCCTCATCGAGAGTAGGTATTGCTGATGTAATTGTTAGTGAAAGATGCGGAGTGGTTTTCGAACCACAGGTTGATAAGCTTGTCCAGGCACTGGATGATATGATTGTCAACTACGCGAAGCTGCAATCAAAAGCAGAGAGGTGTGCGCAAACGCATTTTAGTAACGCGGCTTTTTTCGAGTCCTACAATAAGTTGTATTGTAACGTTCTTTACTCTGAACGATAG
- a CDS encoding acyltransferase, whose protein sequence is MKAFFKVIADFSAKILVVPLYAVLIVGESFIKSDQMFQGCSQLLSLIPGIPGNYLRRQFYCLSLAECHNDCCIEFGTRLNQHGIELGRRVYIGTNCCIGLCRIEDDVMLGSNVDIISGKTQHSFDRLDIPMREQGGELVKIVIGEDCWLGNSSVVMANIGRKSIVAAGSVVVNDVPPFSIVGGNPAKVLKNRLPESVSDRER, encoded by the coding sequence ATGAAAGCATTTTTCAAAGTGATAGCAGATTTTAGTGCCAAGATTCTGGTTGTGCCTCTCTATGCCGTTTTGATCGTTGGAGAGAGCTTCATCAAATCTGATCAGATGTTTCAGGGATGTTCTCAACTGCTGAGCCTCATTCCCGGCATTCCGGGGAATTATCTGCGTCGACAATTTTACTGTCTGTCTCTTGCTGAATGCCATAACGACTGCTGCATTGAATTTGGCACCCGCCTCAATCAACACGGAATCGAGCTTGGTAGGCGTGTCTATATCGGTACCAACTGTTGTATCGGTTTATGCAGGATTGAGGACGACGTGATGTTGGGGAGCAATGTGGACATAATCAGTGGGAAGACGCAGCATAGTTTTGATCGGTTGGATATTCCCATGCGGGAGCAGGGCGGGGAGCTGGTGAAGATTGTGATCGGTGAAGATTGCTGGCTGGGTAACAGTTCGGTTGTTATGGCGAATATAGGGCGTAAGAGTATTGTGGCGGCCGGTAGTGTTGTGGTGAATGATGTCCCCCCGTTCAGCATCGTGGGAGGAAATCCGGCGAAGGTGCTTAAAAACAGGCTGCCGGAAAGCGTGTCGGACAGGGAGAGGTAA
- a CDS encoding glycosyltransferase, producing the protein MKIPIVMKTWAGSESYDFLYIFKSISSILSSNLPSCVELVIYDDCSTDSRMTDFFDKVLRSDSRVRVVRNHINRGPNAGQEHAFSMVCQEYNDAPFYVNVDDDVVYHRDWFSRLSGAYNDFIADERNGIFSALNMPFRREHSIERLNGRTYLLKWKQPALNWLIPRKVYEDVGPFRDEGIAYDTAYTHWSRLKNYPIICMTPSYVQNIGLQGAYAKGSMTTSRDFLGEGGGYGKLRQFLNAIKYDISRLPSFVRDRSSCLPKIIAPIRWGNEFVFEGENINGENIAFYLLDSYLKLGWRIDEIESRFNSVKTWQIKSPLQLISINKTNNISERFIDANWKFMPNIRECKELQLNNISVGKIFKSIYASIADMHRNMIAHNKIRNDNLYFDADSSCCHLAWFGFEPYQGLININNVRSLLNSYCCAVDRWATDELKEKKAISSIQTYAPEIFDGCGANCASDVYSIGALLASYVDDDVNTIDQFKTRRQQWDQGYIPEKLGEFSPVVRKALNPSPGNRYSNVIDMAKDFFKVATV; encoded by the coding sequence ATGAAAATTCCAATAGTTATGAAAACGTGGGCTGGTTCTGAATCCTATGATTTTTTATATATATTTAAAAGTATTTCTAGTATTCTGTCATCTAATTTACCAAGCTGCGTTGAACTTGTGATTTATGATGACTGTTCAACTGATTCTCGAATGACTGATTTTTTTGATAAGGTGCTTCGTAGTGATTCAAGAGTCAGGGTTGTTAGAAATCACATCAATCGTGGACCTAATGCAGGTCAAGAGCATGCATTTTCAATGGTTTGCCAAGAATATAATGATGCTCCTTTCTATGTAAATGTTGATGATGATGTGGTTTACCATCGCGACTGGTTTTCTAGGTTGTCAGGCGCCTACAATGATTTTATTGCCGATGAGCGCAATGGAATATTTTCAGCCTTGAATATGCCTTTCAGGCGTGAGCATTCAATTGAGCGTTTGAATGGAAGAACCTATCTACTGAAATGGAAACAACCTGCGTTGAACTGGCTGATTCCCCGGAAAGTATACGAGGATGTCGGGCCATTCCGAGATGAGGGGATAGCTTATGATACGGCTTATACCCACTGGTCTCGCTTGAAGAATTACCCGATAATTTGTATGACCCCGAGCTATGTCCAAAATATCGGTCTGCAAGGAGCATATGCAAAAGGAAGCATGACAACTTCACGCGATTTTTTGGGAGAAGGTGGTGGCTATGGCAAATTAAGACAATTTCTGAACGCCATTAAGTATGACATAAGTCGCCTACCTTCTTTTGTCAGAGATAGATCTTCTTGTTTACCAAAGATTATTGCTCCCATACGGTGGGGTAATGAGTTTGTATTCGAAGGAGAAAATATAAATGGAGAAAATATTGCTTTTTATTTGTTGGATTCGTATTTAAAATTGGGATGGCGTATTGATGAAATTGAGAGCAGATTTAATTCTGTAAAAACATGGCAAATAAAAAGTCCTTTACAGTTGATATCGATTAATAAAACAAACAACATATCTGAGCGCTTTATTGATGCAAATTGGAAATTTATGCCCAATATTAGAGAATGTAAAGAGCTTCAATTGAATAATATTTCTGTTGGTAAAATTTTTAAATCAATTTACGCAAGTATTGCGGATATGCACCGGAATATGATTGCTCATAATAAAATTAGAAATGATAATCTGTATTTTGATGCAGACAGTTCCTGTTGTCATTTAGCTTGGTTTGGTTTTGAACCGTATCAAGGTCTTATAAATATTAATAATGTTCGTAGTCTTTTGAATAGCTACTGCTGTGCGGTTGATAGATGGGCGACCGATGAGCTTAAGGAAAAAAAAGCAATTTCATCTATTCAAACATATGCTCCAGAGATTTTTGATGGGTGTGGAGCGAACTGTGCATCCGATGTCTATTCTATTGGTGCTTTATTGGCTTCATATGTAGATGATGATGTTAATACTATTGATCAGTTTAAAACACGACGTCAACAATGGGATCAGGGATACATTCCTGAAAAATTAGGTGAATTTTCTCCTGTTGTAAGAAAAGCCTTGAACCCCAGTCCTGGTAATCGTTATTCGAATGTAATTGATATGGCCAAAGATTTTTTTAAAGTTGCTACAGTATGA